The Desmonostoc muscorum LEGE 12446 genome includes a region encoding these proteins:
- a CDS encoding RDD family protein, giving the protein MRFFNRISFQTPESVELEFTLAGIGNRALALLIDYTVLGVSLLLFVLVWTFFSTQVFNFLEDLVTNSRNIGLWLLAIFFFIAFAIYIGYFVFFETLWFGQTPGKRIAKIRVVRDDGRLIGLQQATLRALLRPFDETLFIGAFLIMLGSREKRLGDLAAGTIVIQAQPANAPTLIISEHAKILHDQLLQSANLSQLLPDDFAVIREYLQRRGAMSLKARASLSLKLAEQVKSIINLEKLPETVTPDVFLEAIYLVYQQQEF; this is encoded by the coding sequence ATGCGCTTTTTTAATCGCATCTCATTCCAGACTCCAGAAAGTGTAGAACTGGAATTTACTTTAGCAGGAATCGGCAATCGAGCTTTAGCATTGCTCATTGATTATACAGTGTTGGGTGTAAGTTTGTTGCTATTTGTGTTGGTCTGGACTTTCTTCTCAACACAAGTGTTCAATTTTCTCGAAGATTTAGTTACAAATTCTCGGAATATAGGACTTTGGTTGTTAGCGATTTTCTTCTTTATCGCCTTTGCAATTTACATTGGCTATTTTGTATTTTTTGAAACCCTATGGTTTGGACAAACTCCTGGTAAACGCATTGCTAAAATTCGCGTCGTTCGAGATGATGGTAGACTCATCGGACTACAACAAGCAACTCTACGTGCCTTATTGCGACCGTTTGATGAAACTTTGTTTATTGGCGCTTTTTTAATTATGTTGGGTAGTCGGGAAAAGCGTTTGGGTGATTTGGCTGCTGGCACAATTGTGATTCAAGCCCAACCAGCCAATGCACCGACATTAATAATTTCAGAACACGCAAAGATACTCCACGACCAATTACTACAAAGTGCCAATTTATCCCAATTGTTGCCTGATGATTTTGCTGTTATTCGTGAGTATTTACAGCGACGTGGTGCAATGTCATTAAAAGCAAGAGCATCATTATCTTTAAAGTTAGCTGAGCAAGTTAAATCTATTATTAATTTAGAAAAGTTGCCAGAAACTGTGACACCGGATGTATTTTTAGAAGCTATTTATCTTGTTTATCAACAGCAGGAATTTTGA